A genomic segment from Acyrthosiphon pisum isolate AL4f chromosome A3, pea_aphid_22Mar2018_4r6ur, whole genome shotgun sequence encodes:
- the LOC100575545 gene encoding histone H3-like, giving the protein TVALREIRRYQKSTELLIRKLPFQRLVREIAQDFKTDVRFQSSAVMALQEASEAYLVGLFEDTNLCAIHAKRVTIMPKDIQLARRIRGERA; this is encoded by the coding sequence ACCGTCGCCCTCCGTGAAATCCGTCGTTATCAGAAGAGCACGGAACTCTTGATCCGCAAATTGCCGTTCCAACGTCTAGTGCGCGAGATCGCCCAGGACTTCAAGACCGACGTGCGTTTCCAGAGCTCCGCCGTCATGGCGTTGCAAGAAGCTAGCGAGGCGTACTTGGTGGGTCTGTTCGAAGACACCAATCTTTGCGCAATCCACGCCAAGCGTGTCACGATCATGCCAAAGGACATCCAGTTGGCCCGTCGTATCCGCGGTGAACGTGCCTAA
- the LOC100575637 gene encoding histone H1A, sperm-like — protein sequence MTDTVATTPAPVAASPAAKKSPAKKKLSASKVKKTVALHPTTAVMVTSAIKELKEKKGSSLPAIKKYLAANYKVDPAKLAPFIRKFLKAAVANGTVVQTKGTGASGHFKLPVAEVKPKKAVVAKKKKSIVKKVKAAGTPKKKKLVAAKKPAAGEPAAKKAKKAAATKPKATAPKKAPAKAKKPTAVKPKPKKTPIKKTAAPKKK from the coding sequence ATGACAGACACCGTTGCTACAACTCCGGCTCCAGTCGCCGCATCGCCGGCCGCGAAGAAGTCACCCGCCAAGAAGAAGTTGTCGGCTTCCAAAGTCAAGAAAACCGTCGCGTTGCACCCGACCACCGCCGTGATGGTCACCTCGGCCATCAAAGAGCTCAAGGAGAAGAAAGGTTCGTCGTTACCGGCCATCAAGAAATACTTGGCCGCCAACTACAAAGTCGATCCCGCCAAGTTGGCGCCTTTCATCAGGAAGTTCTTGAAAGCCGCCGTCGCCAACGGTACCGTCGTACAGACCAAGGGAACCGGCGCTTCGGGACACTTCAAGTTGCCCGTCGCCGAGGTCAAGCCGAAAAAGGCCGTTGTAGCCAAAAAGAAGAAATCAATCGTCAAAAAAGTCAAAGCCGCCGGAACGCCGAAGAAGAAGAAGCTCGTAGCCGCCAAGAAACCCGCGGCCGGTGAACCAGCAGCCAAAAAAGCGAAAAAGGCCGCTGCAACCAAACCCAAGGCGACTGCACCGAAGAAGGCCCCGGCCAAGGCGAAAAAGCCGACCGCTGTTAAACCTAAACCGAAGAAAACTCCAATCAAGAAAACCGCAGCCCCCAAAAAGAAGTAG
- the LOC100574891 gene encoding histone H1A, sperm-like — translation MTDTVATTPAPVAASPAAKKSPAKKKLSASKVKKTVALHPTTAVMVTSAIKELKEKKGSSLPAIKKYLAANYKVDPAKLAPFIRKFLKAAVANGTVVQTKGTGASGHFKLPVAEVKPKKAVVAKKKKSIVKKVKAAGTPKKKKLVAAKKPAAGEPAAKKAKKAAATKPKATTPKKAAAKAKKPAAVKPKSKKTPIKKTAAPKKK, via the coding sequence ATGACAGACACCGTTGCTACAACTCCGGCTCCAGTCGCCGCATCGCCGGCCGCGAAGAAGTCTCCTGCCAAGAAGAAGTTGTCGGCTTCTAAAGTCAAGAAGACCGTTGCGTTGCACCCGACCACCGCCGTGATGGTCACCTCGGCCATCAAAGAGCTCAAGGAGAAGAAAGGTTCGTCGTTGCCAGCCATCAAGAAATACTTGGCCGCCAACTACAAAGTCGATCCCGCCAAGTTGGCGCCTTTCATCAGGAAGTTTTTGAAAGCCGCCGTCGCCAACGGTACCGTCGTCCAGACCAAGGGAACCGGCGCTTCGGGACACTTCAAGTTGCCCGTCGCCGAGGTCAAGCCGAAAAAGGCCGTAGTAGCCAAAAAGAAGAAATCGATCGTCAAAAAAGTAAAAGCCGCCGGAACACCGAAGAAGAAGAAGCTCGTAGCCGCCAAGAAACCCGCGGCGGGCGAACCAGCAGCCAAAAAAGCGAAAAAGGCCGCTGCAACCAAGCCCAAGGCGACTACACCGAAAAAGGCCGCAGCCAAGGCGAAAAAGCCGGCCGCTGTCAAACCCAAATCGAAGAAAACTCCAATCAAAAAAACCGCAGCTCCCAAAAAGAAGTAG